A window of Hemibagrus wyckioides isolate EC202008001 linkage group LG03, SWU_Hwy_1.0, whole genome shotgun sequence contains these coding sequences:
- the fuom gene encoding fucose mutarotase isoform X1: MVVLKGIPSVLTPELLYALAKMGHGDELVLADANFPVSSVCKCGPIEIRADGLHIPELLEAILKLFPLDSYVKCPAAVMDLVESDKQQGLVVPVWPRYSALLRQVGSNGNFDAVERFAFYERAKKAFAVVATGYSIILSCHESSGSCLIIAWYYKTFLSFQQGDCSIWKHHYQERSPSS; the protein is encoded by the exons ATGGTTGTGCTGAAAGGAATACCGTCAGTACTTACACCTGAATTGCTGTATGCTCTGGCTAAAATGGGGCATGGAGACGAACTGG TTCTTGCAGATGCAAATTTTCCTGTCTCCTCAGTTTGTAAATGTGGTCCCATAGAGATACGAGCTGATG gtttgcATATTCCAGAGCTGTTGGAAGCAATATTGAAGCTCTTTCCTCTTGATTCCTATGTTAAATGTCCG GCAGCTGTAATGGATCTAGTGGAAAGTGACAAGCAGCAGGGTCTCGTAGTACCAGTGTGGCCCCGCTACTCTGCACTTCTCAGACAAGTGGGATCAAAT GGGAATTTTGATGCAGTTGAAAGGTTCGCTTTTTATGAGCGTGCAAAGAAAGCTTTTGCTGTTGTAGCAACAGGGTACAGTATAATTCTCAGCTGCCATGAATCTTCAGGGTCATGTTTAATTATAGCTTGGTATTATAAAACTTTCTTATCTTTCCAACAGGGAGACTGCTCTATATGGAAACATCATTATCAAGAAAGGAGTCCTTCGTCGTGA
- the fuom gene encoding fucose mutarotase isoform X2, whose translation MVVLKGIPSVLTPELLYALAKMGHGDELVLADANFPVSSVCKCGPIEIRADGLHIPELLEAILKLFPLDSYVKCPAAVMDLVESDKQQGLVVPVWPRYSALLRQVGSNGNFDAVERFAFYERAKKAFAVVATGETALYGNIIIKKGVLRREELC comes from the exons ATGGTTGTGCTGAAAGGAATACCGTCAGTACTTACACCTGAATTGCTGTATGCTCTGGCTAAAATGGGGCATGGAGACGAACTGG TTCTTGCAGATGCAAATTTTCCTGTCTCCTCAGTTTGTAAATGTGGTCCCATAGAGATACGAGCTGATG gtttgcATATTCCAGAGCTGTTGGAAGCAATATTGAAGCTCTTTCCTCTTGATTCCTATGTTAAATGTCCG GCAGCTGTAATGGATCTAGTGGAAAGTGACAAGCAGCAGGGTCTCGTAGTACCAGTGTGGCCCCGCTACTCTGCACTTCTCAGACAAGTGGGATCAAAT GGGAATTTTGATGCAGTTGAAAGGTTCGCTTTTTATGAGCGTGCAAAGAAAGCTTTTGCTGTTGTAGCAACAGG GGAGACTGCTCTATATGGAAACATCATTATCAAGAAAGGAGTCCTTCGTCGTGAAGAGCTTTGCTGA
- the fuom gene encoding fucose mutarotase isoform X3 — MVVLKGIPSVLTPELLYALAKMGHGDELVLADANFPVSSVCKCGPIEIRADGLHIPELLEAILKLFPLDSYVKCPAAVMDLVESDKQQGLVVPVWPRYSALLRQVGSNGDCSIWKHHYQERSPSS; from the exons ATGGTTGTGCTGAAAGGAATACCGTCAGTACTTACACCTGAATTGCTGTATGCTCTGGCTAAAATGGGGCATGGAGACGAACTGG TTCTTGCAGATGCAAATTTTCCTGTCTCCTCAGTTTGTAAATGTGGTCCCATAGAGATACGAGCTGATG gtttgcATATTCCAGAGCTGTTGGAAGCAATATTGAAGCTCTTTCCTCTTGATTCCTATGTTAAATGTCCG GCAGCTGTAATGGATCTAGTGGAAAGTGACAAGCAGCAGGGTCTCGTAGTACCAGTGTGGCCCCGCTACTCTGCACTTCTCAGACAAGTGGGATCAAAT GGAGACTGCTCTATATGGAAACATCATTATCAAGAAAGGAGTCCTTCGTCGTGA
- the si:ch211-217g15.3 gene encoding uncharacterized protein si:ch211-217g15.3, which produces MFRCSVLLCLLVMLYSTTSSPYKSWEKEKYTAVQDTRAHDINEKIMLGLKEVEPVKEQDLTEVDVDPHMAIWKAMKQFRQQKDKKPKEDKDSLPSDFQHSAGNEQAEAYLEPQYYRHGRLYQEAEKDMDDVYHNIQGLQNHDDIKEGVVQPEIPVPDKAEVMELRETNVYLTPEEDLDGLYHEDFTGQVFQVPVIFPKDPPKKVYSEPEEDQDHLFHS; this is translated from the exons ATGTTCAG gtgctctgttctgctctgcttgTTAGTGATGCTGTACAGCACCACATCAAGCCCATATAAATCTTGG gaaaaggaaaaatatacagCAGTTCAAGATACAAg GGCTCATGATATTAATGAGAAGATCATGCTGGGACTCAAGGAAGTTGAACCTGTTAAGGAGCAGGATCTGACAGAGGTCGACGTTGATCCCCACATGGCCATATGGAAAGCTATGAAGCAGTTTCGCcagcaaaaagacaaaaagccTAAAGAAGACAAAGACAGCCTTCCATCTGACTTTCAGCACTCAGCTGGAAATGAGCAGGCTGAAGCCTACCTTGAACCTCAGTACTATAGGCACGGCCGGCTCTATCAAGAAGCTGAGAAGGACATGGATGACGTCTACCATAACATACAAGGACTACAGAACCATGATGACATCAAAGAGGGAGTGGTCCAGCCTGAGATACCAGTGCCTGACAAGGCTGAAGTGATGGAACTACGTGAAACAAATGTGTATTTGACCCCAGAAGAAGACCTAGATGGCCTGTATCATGAAGATTTTACAGGCCAAGTGTTCCAGGTTCCAGTCATCTTTCCAAAAGATCCCCCAAAGAAAGTTTATTCAGAACCTGAAGAGGACCAAGATCACCTCTTTCATAGTTGA